The proteins below come from a single Vanessa atalanta chromosome 21, ilVanAtal1.2, whole genome shotgun sequence genomic window:
- the LOC125072249 gene encoding protein mab-21 — MLVPPEMMAAQSKLVYQMNKYYNERVANRKAQIAKTIHEVCRIVQDVLKEVELQEPRFISSLTDYNGRFDGLEVVSPHEFEIIIYLNQMGVLNFVDDGSLPGCAVLKLSDGRKRSMSLWVEFITASGYLSARKIRSRFQTLVAQACDKCSYRDCVKMIAETTEVKLRIRERYIVQITPAFKCAGLWPRSAAHWPLPTIPWPHPNIVAEVKTEGFDLLSKECLTLQGKNSAMEGDAWVLSFFEAENRLLQGGCRRKCLSILKTIRDRHLDLPGNPVTCYHMKTLLLYECEKHPREHEWDEAAIGDRINGIFLQLISSLQCRRCPHYFLPHVDLFKGKSPTAMENAAKQVWRLTREMLTNSRAFEKL, encoded by the coding sequence ATGCTAGTGCCACCTGAGATGATGGCGGCTCAATCGAAACTAGTCTACCAGATGAATAAGTACTACAACGAGCGCGTTGCGAACCGCAAGGCGCAAATCGCCAAGACCATCCATGAAGTCTGCAGGATAGTGCAGGATGTCTTAAAGGAAGTCGAACTGCAGGAGCCGAGATTTATATCCTCCCTGACTGACTACAATGGCCGATTCGATGGTCTCGAGGTGGTCTCGCCTCACGAATTCGAGATCATTATCTACCTGAATCAGATGGGAGTTTTGAATTTCGTCGACGATGGCTCTCTGCCCGGTTGTGCTGTGCTTAAGCTCAGCGATGGTAGGAAGCGCTCCATGTCCCTGTGGGTTGAGTTTATCACCGCTTCCGGATATTTGTCGGCGCGTAAGATTAGGTCAAGGTTCCAGACTTTGGTCGCTCAGGCTTGCGATAAGTGCTCCTATCGTGATTGTGTGAAGATGATCGCGGAGACCACGGAAGTGAAACTCCGTATTCGAGAAAGATACATAGTGCAGATAACACCGGCTTTCAAATGTGCAGGTCTATGGCCTAGGTCGGCAGCGCACTGGCCTCTACCGACAATACCGTGGCCGCATCCGAATATAGTGGCCGAAGTTAAAACAGAAGGCTTCGACCTACTATCAAAAGAGTGTCTCACTTTACAAGGCAAGAACTCAGCGATGGAAGGCGATGCGTGGGTATTGAGTTTCTTTGAAGCCGAGAACCGTCTTCTTCAGGGCGGCTGTCGTCGAAAATGCTTAAGTATATTGAAAACTATCAGGGATAGACATCTGGATCTGCCCGGGAACCCAGTCACGTGCTACCACATGAAGACGCTCCTGCTGTACGAGTGTGAGAAACATCCGCGAGAGCACGAGTGGGACGAGGCTGCCATCGGGGACAGGATAAACGGGATCTTCCTTCAGCTGATATCTTCGCTTCAGTGCCGGAGGTGTCCGCACTACTTCCTTCCTCACGTCGACTTGTTCAAAGGGAAGTCTCCTACCGCTATGGAGAACGCCGCGAAGCAAGTGTGGCGGTTGACGAGAGAGATGCTCACGAATTCAAGGGCCTTCGAAAAGCTGTGA